In Pseudomonas oryzihabitans, the DNA window TCCTGCCAGTGGTGCTGTTGCTGCAGCTCGTAGAAGTTGTCGACCACCGTGCTGGCCCTGAGCAGGGCGATGTGCAGTGGTGGGACCAGGCTCATCAGGCGTGGCTCCTGGCGATCCGGCCAGAGCACCAGGCTGCCGGTGGAGGCCAGGGCGCCGAGGGTACCGGTAAGGCTGGCCGGGGTGTCGTTGAACAGTTCGGCCTTCCATTCCTCCACCGGCCGGTCATAGGCCTTCCAGCGGGGCTGCCCCTCCGCCTGCCAGCGCTCGGCCAAGCGGGCGCCGTGGGGCGTGCCGGGGGCGATCAGCAACTGCTCCAGCCCACGCTCGGCGAGGACGCGTTCGACCAGCGCCGGCCAGTCCGCCGTGGTGGTCAGGTGGGTTTCGGTGTGCACCGTCTCCATCAGGGTGCGCAGGCGGGCGATGCGTTCCTCAGGAGGATAGCGCCAGGGCTCGGTGACCAGGGCTTCGTCGAAGTTGTCGGCCAGCGGCTGCGTACCCTGGAGGCTGCCGCGCAGTTTGGCGAGGATGTTGTCGCGGGCGCTCATGGGCGTTTCTCCAGGTGTTCGCGGGCCAGTTCGTGCAGCGAGCGCGATGCCGGCCTGGGCGTGCTGTGATGCTCCGTCCACGGGCCGAGCTGACCGGGGGTGAAGCGGCCGAAGCGGGTGGCGAGGTAGCTGAAGCCGCGATAGAGCAGGGGTGAGGTGTAGAGATTCTGCCAGGCATGCCAAGTCCAGCGCTCGCGGGCGGAAAACTTGCTGCCCTGACCGCGTAGGAGATGCGGTTCTGCTTCGGGAGCCTTGACGTTCTCTTCCCGCAGTCGCCGCAAGATCGCCGGAATCGGGATCTTGACCGGACAGACCTCGCCGCAGGCCCCACACAGGGACGAGGCGCTGGGATGATCGGGCGCCTGCTCCAGGCCCACCAGGTGCGGGGTGATGATGGCGCCGATGGGGCCCGGATAGACCTCACCATAGGCGTGGCCACCGATGCGGGTATAGACCGGGCAGTGGTTCATGCAGGCGCCGCAGCGGATGCAGTTGAGGGTCTGGCGCAGTTCGCTGTCGGCGAAGGCCTGGCTGCGGCCGTTGTCGAGCAGCACCAGATGCACCTCGCGCGGTCCGTCCAGTTCTTCGGCCTTGCGTGGCCCGGAGATCATGTTGACGTAGGTGGTGATGGGCTGGCCCAGCGCCGAGCGGGTCAGCAGCGACAGCAGGGGCACCACGTCGCGCAGATTTTCCACCACCTTCTCGATGCCGGTTACGGCGATGTGCACCGGCGGCACCGTGGTCGACATCCGCCCGTTGCCTTCGTTTTCCACCAGCAGCAGGGTGCCGGTCTCGGCCACGGCGAAGTTGACGCCGGAAATGCCGATGTCGGCCTCGAAGAATTTCTGCCGCAGCACGCGCCGGCCGGTCTGGATCAGTTCGTCGACGTCGGTGGTGTAGGGCTCGGCTAGGTGTTCGTGAAAGAGGGTGCCCACCTGCTGCCGGTTGAGGTGGATGGCCGGCATGATGATGTGCGAGGGCTTCTCCCCGGCGAGCTGGATGATGTACTCGCCCATGTCCGACTCCAGGCAATCGATGCCCTGGGCGCCGAGGACGTGGTTCATGTCCATCTCCTCGCTGACCATGGACTTGCCCTTGATCAGCAGCCGCGCCTCATGGCGCTCGGCGATCTGCTGGACGATGGCGTTGGCCTCGGCGGTGGTCTCGGCCCAGTGCACCTGGACGCCATTGCGCCTGAGGTTGGCTTCCAGCCGCTCCAGCAGGTCGGGCAGCTTGGACAGCGCCCGGGCGCGGACGCGGTTGCCCAGTTCGCGCAATCGCTCGCGCTCGTCGGCATCGCTCATGCTGGCCAGGCGCTTGGTCATCAGCGAATCCATGGCGGTGCGGAAGTTGCGCCTCAGCTGGTCGTCGCCCAGCGCCTGGCGCGCGCGAGTCTTGAAGGGTGGCGCCTCACTGACGTCGGTCAGGGGGATCTTGAGCATCTCGTTCATGCTTCACCTCCGATGCGGCGCCAGAGAAAGCTCGCCAGGTGTTCGCCGCGCAGGGCGGCACGCTGTTTTTCCAGGGCGCCGTTGATGTTCATCAGGCAACCGCAATCGGCGGTGAGTACCTGGGCCGCGCCGCTGTCCTGCAGGGCGCGGGTCTTGTCCGCCACCATGGCACCGGAGATGTCCGGCATGCGTACCGAGAAGGTGCCGCCAAAGCCGCAGCATTCGCTTTCATGGTCATGGTCGACGCGCTCGACGGCCTGTAGTTGGCCGAGCAGGGCGCGGCCGTGCAGGTGGGTCTGCATCTCGCGGCGGGCGCTACAGGAGGTGTGCAGGGCGACCTTCGTCGGGGCGCCGCGATCCTGGTAGTCGACCTGGCAGACGTTGAGCAGGAATTCCGCCAGTTCATAGGTGCGCTCGGCCAGATCCTGTACCTGGCGCAAGGTCTCGGGATCGTCGGCGAACAGCTCGGCATAGTGATGGCGCAGCATGCCGGCGCAGGAGCCGGAGGGCACCACCACGGGCCAGGGTTCGGCGAACAGCGCCAGCTGGGCACGGGCCACGGCACGCGCTTCCTCGGTGTAGCCCGAGGTGTAGGCCGGCTGGCCGCAGCAGCTTTGCGCCTGGGGGAAATGCACGCGGATGCCCTCGCGCTCCAGCAGGCGGATGCTGTCCATGCCGGCTTCAGGATAGAAGAGATCTACCACGCAGGTGCCGAACAGATAGACCTGGCTTGGCTTGTCGCGCGGATAGGTCCGCGGGGGCGCCAGCGGCGGCGCGGTGCGGGTGGCGTTGGGGGCGGCGTTGTGGAAGAGCTCGTTCATCAGGCGTACTCCGGGTTGGCCCGGTTGGGAGAAGACCGGCGGCGAACTGAGCCGCCGCCGGGAAACGCACGATCAGTGCACCAGCATGCCGGTGAACACATAGGCCTGCGCCAGGGTGATCAGCCCGACCAGCACGGCGAAGCCAATGCTGTGACGCACGGTGAAGCGGAACAGGTCGGACTCCTTGCCCACCATGCCGGTGGCGGCGCAGGCCACGGCGATGGATTGCGGCGAGATCATCTTGCCGGTCACGCCGCCGGAGCTGTTGGCAGCGACCAGCAGGGTGTCCGAGACCCCGATCTGGTGCGCGGTGGTGGCCTGCAGCGAGCCGAACAGTGCGTTGGACGAGGTATCCGAACCGGTGAGGAACACCCCCAGCCAGCCCAGCAGCGGCGAAAAGAAGGGGAACAGTGCACCGGTACCCGCCAAGAGCAGGGCCAGGGTGGTGGACATGCCCGAGTAGTTGACGACGAAGGCGAAGGCCAGCACCAGTCCGATCGACAGGATCGGCTTGCGCAGTTCCACCAGGGTCTCCTTGAACACCCCCACGGCGGTCGACGGCTTGATGCGGAAGATGGCCATGGAGATCAGTGCCGAGATCAGGATGGCCGTGCCCGACGCGGACAGCAGGTCGAGCTTGTAGACCGCCGGCATGGGGGTCGGGGTCGCCACGATGGGGGCGGCCTTGAGCACCAGCTTGTCCAGGTAGGGCACCGGCACGCTGATCACCAGCGCATAGAGCGCACCGCCACTGGCGAACAGCGCCTTGAAGGCCTTGGTGGTCCAGATGGTGACGACCACCGTGAGGATCAGGAACGGCGACCAGGCCTTGATCACGGTACCCAGGGAATGCTCCGGCGGCAGGCGACCGCCCTGGCCGAAGCCGGCACCACCGCCCCCCAGCATGGCCGCACCGCCGCCGCCCGTCACGGCCGTGGCACCGGCGGTGGCATGCTGCGGCTGGCGCAGCTTGAGGTAGGCGGTGAGGGCGATCATGGCGGCCAGGGACGAAGTGATGTCGGGCAGCTCCGGACCGATGAAGTTGGAGGTCAGGTACTGGAACACGGCGAAGGTGCCACCGCAGATCAGGGCCGGCTTCCAGGTTTCCCGCAGGCCGCGCATGCCGTCCATCATGAACATCAGCCACAGCGGTACCAGCAGCGACAGCAGCGGCAGCTGGCGACCGGTCATGGCGCCGATCTTGAAGGCGTCGATGCCGGTGACCTGGCCGGCGACGATGGTCGGGATGCCCAGGGCGCCGAAGGCCACCGGTGCGGTGTTGGCGATCAGGCAGAGACCGGCCGCTTTCAGCGGGTTGTGGCCCAGGCCCACCAGCAGCGCGGCAGTGATGGCCACGGGTGCGCCAAAGCCGGCGGCCCCTTCGAGAAAGGCGCCGAAGCAGAAGCCGATCAGCAGCACCTGCAGGCGCTGGTCGTCGGTGATGGACAGGACCGAGCTGCGGATGATGTCGAACTGGCCGCATTTGACCGTCAACTTGTAGAGAAACACCGCCGTCACGATGATCCAGGCGATGGGCCAGAGGCCGTACAGAAAGCCGTAGCCGGCCGAGGCCAACGCCTTGTCCACCGGCATGCGATAGACGAACAGGGCAATGAGCAGGGCGATCGCCAGGGTGATGGCGCCCGCTACGTGCCCCTTGAGCCTGAGGCCGGCGAGGGCGATGAAGAAGAACAGGATCGGTAGGGCAGCGACAAAGGCCGAAAGGCCCAGGCTGCCCAGGGGAAGATAGATTTGTTGCCAGGTTTCCATCGGGTGCTCCTTGATTGTTTTTGTACGGAAGCGGCAGGACGGGGTTGCACAGCATCGCGGCCTGTGGCAAAAATTGGTAAGACCAATTTACAAGAGCGACTTCACGCACGTTAAGCGGGGTCTTTGCTGCTGTCAAATCGCCAGGAGTGCGACTTTAGTCGTCCAGTCGTTTTCTACCCGGCCAAGGCCTTGCCGCCTGCCGGGTTTCGAGGGTTTTCATGGGTTTTGAACCGGTCAAGCAACGTCGTCTGTCCGACGACATCGTCAAGCATCTGGAGGCGCTGATCGCCGAGGGCTCGCTGCGCCCGGGTGAGCGGCTGCCCGCCGAACGCGCCCTGGCCGAGCGCTTCGGGGTATCGCGTCCGTCGCTGCGGGAGGCCATCCAGAAGCTGGTGGCGCGCGGTCTGCTGCTCAGCCGCCAGGGCGGCGGCACCTATGTCACCGAGGCACTGAACAGCGCCTTCACCGATCCGCTACTGCCGCTGCTGGAAAGCCGCGAGGAAACCCGGCGGGATCTGCTGGAGTTTCGTCATACCCTGGAAAGCGCCTGCGCCTACTATGCGGCGCAACGGGCCACCGAGCCTGACCTGGCAAGGCTGAAACTGGCCTGGGAGCGGTTGGAGGATTGCTACGGGCGGCGCGAGACGCTCACGCGGGAAGAGGAGGGCGAAGCGGATGCGGCCTTTCACCTGGCCATCGCCGAGGCGAGTCATAACGCCGTCTACCTGCACAGCATCCGCAGCCTATTTGAATTGCTGCGCCATCACATGGTGACCAACATCGGCGGCATGCACGCCCAACGCGGCGAAACCCGCGATCGCCTGTTGGAACAGCACCGAGTGCTCTACCAGGCAATCGTCGCCGGAGAAGCCGAACGCGCCCGCGAAGCGGCAAGTTGTCACCTGGACTATGTGCGCGAGGTTCTGGAGGAGGCTGGCGCCATGGCAGGCCGTCTAGCACGGGCCAAACGACGCGATGAACTCTGAAAAGAGCTGGCGGAAAAACGTGTAATGGCACTATGCTATTACTATAAGTTATCCGTCCGTTGCTAAAGTTTAGCGTTCCAGAGCTGATAACCCGGTCACACCTTCCCGCCTTCGCTGGCGTCTAGACCGGTATCTTCCTGTGGATCAAGTCCCTTCCTCGCCCTCTCTCGTCGACCTTACCTTCACGCCTGCATTGCTCGGCGCCTGCGGTACTGCCGCGATTCTGTTCGCAGGTGGCGTGACACCGACCACTCTGGCGCTAGGCGCTGCCCAGACAGGCCTGGCGGTAGGGCTGGGCTTCTGGCAGCTGCGTCGCGCCCAGGCGCGGCAGGCTGCCCACGCGAAGAGCCAGGCCTTCAGCCAACCCTTGTCTGGCGGGCGTGACGAAGCGCTCGAAGCCCTGTGCGTGGCGGTGCTGCCGGTCTGGTCCGAACAGATCGAAGCGGCACGTGCCCATACCGAGCAGGAAATCGTCAGCCTGACCAGCCGCTTCGCCGAGCTGGCCGACCGTATCCACAGCGTGGCGGGCAATGACCAGGGCAGCGGTGATCGCCTGGTCAACCTGATGGCCAGCAGCCAGAACCAGCTGGATGGCATCCTGCAGTCGCTGCGCGAGGCGCTGTCGAGCAAGGGCGCGCTGCTGACCGAGGTCAATGGCCTCGCCGGGCTCACCGAGCAACTCAAGAGCATGGCCAAGGACGTCGGCGACGTGGCGCGCCAGACCAACCTGCTGGCGCTCAATGCCGCCATCGAGGCCGCGCGTGCCGGTGAAGCCGGGCGCGGCTTCGCGGTGGTCGCCGACGAAGTCCGCAAGCTCTCCACCCTGTCCGGCGATACCGGGCAGAAGATCGGCGAAACCGTGGAAACGGTGAATGGCGCCATTGCCCGTACCCTGGAACTGTCGCAACTCCACGCCGAGCGCGACACCGGCACCCTGAACCAGTCCGGTGAAACCATCGAGCAGGTCATCGGCGCCTTTGGTGGCACCACCCGCGACGTGGTCGAGCGCAGCGATACCCTGGCCGAGAACGCCACCGCCGTAGGCGGGGCCATCGCCGAAGTGCTGGTCGCCCTGCAGTTCCAAGATCGCGTCAGCCAGATGCTCGGCCATATCCGTGATGACCAGGCTCGCCTCGAGCGCCTGGTCATCGAGCGCCGCGCCCTGGCTGCCAGTGGTCAGCCGCTGCCGTCCCTCGATACCCAAGGCTGGCTCGCCGAGCTGGCCCGTACCTACACCATGGCCGAGCAGGTCGCCGTGCACCAAGGCAAGCGACCGGCCGCCGCCGCCGAATCCGATATCACGTTCTTCTAAGGAAGCTGCAATGAGCAACAAGACCATTCTGATCGTCGATGACTCCATCTCTATTCGCCAGGTGGTGTCCATGACGCTGAAAAGCGCGGGCTACGACGTCATCGAAGGCTGTGATGGCCGGGACGCCCTGACCAAGCTGGATGGCCGCAAGGTGCATCTGATCATCAGCGACGTGAACATGCCCAACATGGACGGCATCACCTTCGTCACCGCGGCCAAGAAGCTGCCGGCCTACAAGTTCACCCCGGTGATCATGCTCACCACCGAATCCGACGCCGCCAAGAAGGCCGCTGGCCAGGCCGCCGGTGCCAAGGCCTGGATGGTCAAGCCATTCCAACCGGCGCAGATGCTGGCGGCGGTTTCCAAGCTGATCATGCCCTGATAGCCCTGGAGGCTGCCCCATGAGCGATGTCGTTCGTACCCGGTTGCCCCTTGTCGGGCCGCTGACCATCTATACCGCGGCTGACAGCAAGCCGCTGCTGATGGAGCCCCTGACTGCCGGGGTCACCGTGGCGCTGGAACTGGCCGAGGTCGACGAATTCGATTCGGCCGGTCTGCAACTGCTGCTGCTGGCCCACCGGGAGGCCCAGCGCCTGGGCGGTAGCCTCGAACTGGTCGATCCCAGCCCGGCCGTAACCGAGTTGCTGGAGCTGGCTGGCCTCACCGACTTCTTCACGGCTGCTGCCGAAGGAGTAGCCGCATGAATCTGGACGAGATCCTCAAGACTTTCATCGCCGAGAGCGAGGAGCTGCTGCAGCAGATGGAAGCCGCGCTGCTGCAGATCGAGCAGGCGCCGGACGACGTCGAGCTGATCAACGCCATCTTTCGCGCCGCCCACACCATCAAGGGTTCGGCGGGGCTGTTCGGCCTGGACCATGTGGTCGCCTTCACCCATGTCGCGGAAAGCGTGCTCGACCGCATTCGCAGCAATGAGCTGGCTTTCGACGAAACCCTGTCGGCACTGTTTCTGGAGGTCTGCGACCACCTCAACGGCCTGATCGCCCGGGTATCTTCCGGCAGCGAACCCGAGGCGGATTTCCAGGCCGCGGGCGCGGCGCTGGTGCAACGCCTGGAGCACTACCTGCAGCCGAGCGCCAAGGTGACCCAGCCCACCGCCGCTCCTCGGACCCTGACGGCGCCGGTGGACGGCGTGGCCGCCGGCCACTGGCACCTGTCGCTGCGTTTCGGCCCGGACATGCTGCGTAACGGCATGGATCCGCTGGCCTTCGTGCGTTACCTCAACAGCTTCGGCCGTATCGTCAACATCGTGACCCTGACCGATGCCATTCCGCCGGCGGCCGAGATGGATCCGGAGACCTGCTACCTGGGCTTCGAAGTCGCCTTCGACAGCGAGGCCGACAAGGAAACCATCGAGGCGGCCTTCGAGTTCGTTCGCGAAGACAGCCAGATCCGCATCCTGCCGCCCCATAGCCGCAGCAGCGACTATTGCCAGCTGATCGAGGACCTGGCCGAGGAAGATCTGCGCCTGGGTGAGATCCTGGTGCGCTGCGGCACTCTGACCGCCACCGAGCTTGATGAGGTCCTGCGCCGCCAGGCGGATCCGGCGACGCCGCGTCAGCCCATCGGCGAAGCCCTGGTGGAAGCCCAACTGGTCAATCCGCCCGTGGTGGATGCCGCGCTGAACAAGCAGCGCAAGATCAAGGAGCAGCGGGCGCCGGCCGGCGAAGGCCAGCTGATCCGCATCGACGCCACCAAGCTCGACCAGCTGATCGATCTGATCGGCGAGCTCATCATCGCCGGCGCCGGTACCCAGCTCATCGCCC includes these proteins:
- a CDS encoding STAS domain-containing protein, with product MSDVVRTRLPLVGPLTIYTAADSKPLLMEPLTAGVTVALELAEVDEFDSAGLQLLLLAHREAQRLGGSLELVDPSPAVTELLELAGLTDFFTAAAEGVAA
- a CDS encoding LutC/YkgG family protein, producing MSARDNILAKLRGSLQGTQPLADNFDEALVTEPWRYPPEERIARLRTLMETVHTETHLTTTADWPALVERVLAERGLEQLLIAPGTPHGARLAERWQAEGQPRWKAYDRPVEEWKAELFNDTPASLTGTLGALASTGSLVLWPDRQEPRLMSLVPPLHIALLRASTVVDNFYELQQQHHWQDGMPTNALLISGPSKTADIEQVLAYGAHGPKDLVVLIIEDE
- a CDS encoding methyl-accepting chemotaxis protein, whose protein sequence is MASSQNQLDGILQSLREALSSKGALLTEVNGLAGLTEQLKSMAKDVGDVARQTNLLALNAAIEAARAGEAGRGFAVVADEVRKLSTLSGDTGQKIGETVETVNGAIARTLELSQLHAERDTGTLNQSGETIEQVIGAFGGTTRDVVERSDTLAENATAVGGAIAEVLVALQFQDRVSQMLGHIRDDQARLERLVIERRALAASGQPLPSLDTQGWLAELARTYTMAEQVAVHQGKRPAAAAESDITFF
- a CDS encoding (Fe-S)-binding protein gives rise to the protein MNELFHNAAPNATRTAPPLAPPRTYPRDKPSQVYLFGTCVVDLFYPEAGMDSIRLLEREGIRVHFPQAQSCCGQPAYTSGYTEEARAVARAQLALFAEPWPVVVPSGSCAGMLRHHYAELFADDPETLRQVQDLAERTYELAEFLLNVCQVDYQDRGAPTKVALHTSCSARREMQTHLHGRALLGQLQAVERVDHDHESECCGFGGTFSVRMPDISGAMVADKTRALQDSGAAQVLTADCGCLMNINGALEKQRAALRGEHLASFLWRRIGGEA
- a CDS encoding GntR family transcriptional regulator, with translation MGFEPVKQRRLSDDIVKHLEALIAEGSLRPGERLPAERALAERFGVSRPSLREAIQKLVARGLLLSRQGGGTYVTEALNSAFTDPLLPLLESREETRRDLLEFRHTLESACAYYAAQRATEPDLARLKLAWERLEDCYGRRETLTREEEGEADAAFHLAIAEASHNAVYLHSIRSLFELLRHHMVTNIGGMHAQRGETRDRLLEQHRVLYQAIVAGEAERAREAASCHLDYVREVLEEAGAMAGRLARAKRRDEL
- a CDS encoding response regulator — protein: MSNKTILIVDDSISIRQVVSMTLKSAGYDVIEGCDGRDALTKLDGRKVHLIISDVNMPNMDGITFVTAAKKLPAYKFTPVIMLTTESDAAKKAAGQAAGAKAWMVKPFQPAQMLAAVSKLIMP
- a CDS encoding chemotaxis protein CheA; this translates as MNLDEILKTFIAESEELLQQMEAALLQIEQAPDDVELINAIFRAAHTIKGSAGLFGLDHVVAFTHVAESVLDRIRSNELAFDETLSALFLEVCDHLNGLIARVSSGSEPEADFQAAGAALVQRLEHYLQPSAKVTQPTAAPRTLTAPVDGVAAGHWHLSLRFGPDMLRNGMDPLAFVRYLNSFGRIVNIVTLTDAIPPAAEMDPETCYLGFEVAFDSEADKETIEAAFEFVREDSQIRILPPHSRSSDYCQLIEDLAEEDLRLGEILVRCGTLTATELDEVLRRQADPATPRQPIGEALVEAQLVNPPVVDAALNKQRKIKEQRAPAGEGQLIRIDATKLDQLIDLIGELIIAGAGTQLIAQQSGLAALVESTGVLSRLVEEVRDTALTLRMVQIGTTFNRFQRVVRDVSKEIGKDIALKISGGETELDKTVVEKIGDPLTHLIRNAMDHGIESAELRLARGKPAQGTVGLNAYHESSSIVIEVTDDGGGLSRERILRKATERGLIAEGQVLADKDVFNLIFEPGFSTAEQISNLSGRGVGMDVVKKNITALRGSVDLTSEEGRGTTVTIRLPLTLAIIDGFLIGVGKATYVVPLEAVEECIELTEAGSVQASGNDYLDLRGEVLPVLRLRQLFAIEEAPPRRQNVVVVRYAGQRAGLVVDQLMGEFQTVIKPLGPLFGHNRSLGGFTILGTGEVALILNVPGLIGEASSASVSIPPPVLA
- a CDS encoding lactate permease LctP family transporter, yielding METWQQIYLPLGSLGLSAFVAALPILFFFIALAGLRLKGHVAGAITLAIALLIALFVYRMPVDKALASAGYGFLYGLWPIAWIIVTAVFLYKLTVKCGQFDIIRSSVLSITDDQRLQVLLIGFCFGAFLEGAAGFGAPVAITAALLVGLGHNPLKAAGLCLIANTAPVAFGALGIPTIVAGQVTGIDAFKIGAMTGRQLPLLSLLVPLWLMFMMDGMRGLRETWKPALICGGTFAVFQYLTSNFIGPELPDITSSLAAMIALTAYLKLRQPQHATAGATAVTGGGGAAMLGGGGAGFGQGGRLPPEHSLGTVIKAWSPFLILTVVVTIWTTKAFKALFASGGALYALVISVPVPYLDKLVLKAAPIVATPTPMPAVYKLDLLSASGTAILISALISMAIFRIKPSTAVGVFKETLVELRKPILSIGLVLAFAFVVNYSGMSTTLALLLAGTGALFPFFSPLLGWLGVFLTGSDTSSNALFGSLQATTAHQIGVSDTLLVAANSSGGVTGKMISPQSIAVACAATGMVGKESDLFRFTVRHSIGFAVLVGLITLAQAYVFTGMLVH
- a CDS encoding LutB/LldF family L-lactate oxidation iron-sulfur protein: MNEMLKIPLTDVSEAPPFKTRARQALGDDQLRRNFRTAMDSLMTKRLASMSDADERERLRELGNRVRARALSKLPDLLERLEANLRRNGVQVHWAETTAEANAIVQQIAERHEARLLIKGKSMVSEEMDMNHVLGAQGIDCLESDMGEYIIQLAGEKPSHIIMPAIHLNRQQVGTLFHEHLAEPYTTDVDELIQTGRRVLRQKFFEADIGISGVNFAVAETGTLLLVENEGNGRMSTTVPPVHIAVTGIEKVVENLRDVVPLLSLLTRSALGQPITTYVNMISGPRKAEELDGPREVHLVLLDNGRSQAFADSELRQTLNCIRCGACMNHCPVYTRIGGHAYGEVYPGPIGAIITPHLVGLEQAPDHPSASSLCGACGEVCPVKIPIPAILRRLREENVKAPEAEPHLLRGQGSKFSARERWTWHAWQNLYTSPLLYRGFSYLATRFGRFTPGQLGPWTEHHSTPRPASRSLHELAREHLEKRP